One Pogoniulus pusillus isolate bPogPus1 chromosome 10, bPogPus1.pri, whole genome shotgun sequence genomic window carries:
- the BLOC1S4 gene encoding biogenesis of lysosome-related organelles complex 1 subunit 4, giving the protein MAAAAGQSEEAGADPPGSCPGADSGHVSQSHSSASGLGEPEDEDAVEASLSATAAAYSAYLLADRSLFSEQIESLDESLEDLLTRVDEFVGMLDMIRSDSSQVVNESIPQIYTKATQMRQIYRKIDKLEAFVKMVGNSVDGLEERVIKAETDLGAFPNTFKKLLHTISMPSFLNKSSSSRQQQALYEPPVLFKTEDYFPCLNEAPY; this is encoded by the exons ATGGCGGCGGCTGCGGGGCAgagtgaggaggctggagccgaCCCGCCGGGCTCTTGCCCCGGCGCGGACAGCGGGCACGTctcccagagccacagcagcgcCTCTGGCCTCGGCGAACCGGAGGACGAGGACGCCGTGGAGGCGTCGCTCAGCGCCACCGCCGCCGCCTATTCTGCGTACTTGCTGGCTGACCGCAGCCTCTTCAGCGAGCAG ATAGAAAGCTTAGACGAGAGTCTAGAAGATTTGCTGACCAGAGTGGATGAATTTGTGGGAATGCTGGACATG ATTCGAAGTGATTCCTCTCAAGTCGTCAATGAGAGCATACCTCAGATTTACACAAAAGCTACACAGATGAGGCAGATATACAGGAAGATTGACAAGCTAGAG GCTTTTGTGAAGATGGTTGGAAATAGTGTAGATGGACTGGAAGAACGGGTGATAAAGGCAGAAACAGACCTTGGAGCTTTTCCAAACACCTTCAAGAAACTCTTGCACACAATCAGCATGCCATCCTTCCTTAAC AAATCATCATCTTCACGACAACAACAGGCCCTCTATGAACCTCCAGTCCTCTTCAAGACTGAAGACTACTTTCCTTGCCTTAATGAAGCACCTTATTGA